The proteins below come from a single Sphingomicrobium sediminis genomic window:
- a CDS encoding isoaspartyl peptidase/L-asparaginase family protein, translated as MIHGGAGSMRPGKLDEAQEKAARAGLSNALDAGEAILAAGGSAVDAVEAAARVLEEDAAFNAGHGSVLAADGHVECDAAIMEGAERRAGAVAGLRSTRAPISAARKVMEDSPHVLIAKEGADEFAREAGLEQVANSWFVTPERRRQLDELLAKGHDAFDAEIKYGTIGAVAVDSDGHVAAATSTGGLTAKRWGRIGDSPLIGAGTYADDRAAAVSATGLGEIFIRTAAAHEICARMRFCGHDLQKALDDVLAEIGDMGGAGGLIAVTPEGQAAWSFTTPGMYRGRVGSDGGRQVAVFDASDER; from the coding sequence ATGATCCATGGAGGCGCCGGATCGATGCGCCCCGGCAAGCTCGACGAAGCCCAGGAAAAGGCGGCGCGCGCCGGGCTCTCCAACGCACTGGATGCCGGTGAGGCCATCCTCGCTGCAGGCGGTAGCGCAGTCGACGCCGTCGAAGCCGCCGCCCGCGTGCTTGAAGAAGATGCCGCCTTCAACGCCGGTCATGGCAGCGTGCTTGCCGCCGATGGCCATGTCGAATGCGATGCGGCAATCATGGAAGGTGCGGAGCGCCGCGCCGGTGCGGTTGCGGGCCTGCGCTCGACCCGCGCGCCGATCAGCGCCGCACGCAAGGTGATGGAAGACAGCCCCCACGTCCTCATCGCCAAGGAAGGTGCCGACGAATTTGCACGCGAAGCCGGGCTCGAGCAGGTCGCCAATAGCTGGTTCGTCACGCCCGAGCGTCGCCGCCAACTGGACGAGCTGCTCGCCAAGGGGCACGACGCCTTCGATGCAGAGATCAAATATGGCACGATCGGTGCAGTTGCGGTGGATAGCGACGGCCATGTCGCTGCCGCCACCTCGACCGGGGGGCTTACTGCAAAACGCTGGGGCCGCATCGGCGATTCCCCGCTGATCGGCGCGGGCACCTATGCCGACGACCGCGCCGCCGCGGTCAGCGCGACGGGCCTTGGCGAAATCTTCATTCGCACCGCCGCTGCTCACGAAATCTGCGCGCGCATGCGCTTTTGCGGCCATGACCTGCAAAAGGCGTTGGACGATGTGCTTGCGGAGATTGGCGACATGGGCGGCGCGGGCGGGCTCATCGCGGTCACGCCCGAAGGCCAGGCCGCATGGAGCTTCACCACGCCCGGCATGTATCGCGGCCGCGTCGGCAGCGATGGCGGCCGTCAGGTCGCGGTGTTCGACGCGTCCGACGAGCGGTAG
- a CDS encoding alpha/beta hydrolase: MLMSVLAALAAITMHPEDVEISGPEGPVRGTLTQPVAGAPSILLIAGSGPTDRDGNSPMGVTGSAYKQLANGLADEGVATLRFDKRGMFGSSEAVPNANAVTFDDYVEDVRGWVGLLGERGSACTWLAGHSEGSTVALLAAQESENLCGLILIAGGGRPILDLMVDQFRPQLPPEMLTQVEAAFASLKAGQEVDIADVPAPLRSLFGPDLQRFMMSGYTLDPVELLAGIDLPILIIQPAEDIQVPVAEGEMLAAAVPEATYLLLDGVNHTLKPVPAGDRAANLASYSDPDLAIDPRVVAAIADFVKAER, translated from the coding sequence ATGTTGATGAGCGTACTGGCCGCGCTGGCGGCGATCACCATGCACCCCGAAGACGTCGAGATTTCTGGCCCCGAAGGTCCGGTTCGCGGGACGCTGACGCAACCGGTTGCGGGCGCGCCGAGCATCCTGCTGATCGCCGGATCGGGCCCGACCGATCGTGATGGCAATAGCCCGATGGGCGTCACCGGAAGCGCCTACAAGCAGCTCGCCAATGGTCTCGCGGACGAGGGGGTCGCCACTCTGCGCTTCGACAAGCGCGGCATGTTCGGCAGCAGCGAAGCGGTGCCCAACGCCAATGCCGTCACCTTCGACGATTATGTCGAGGACGTGCGCGGCTGGGTGGGGTTGCTTGGCGAGCGGGGCAGCGCGTGCACCTGGCTTGCCGGGCATAGCGAGGGCAGCACCGTCGCGCTGCTGGCGGCGCAGGAGAGCGAAAATCTTTGCGGTCTGATCCTGATTGCCGGGGGTGGTCGTCCGATCCTCGACCTCATGGTCGACCAGTTCCGGCCCCAGCTGCCGCCCGAAATGCTGACCCAGGTCGAAGCCGCCTTTGCCAGCCTCAAGGCGGGCCAGGAGGTCGATATTGCCGACGTGCCCGCCCCGCTGCGGAGCCTGTTCGGACCCGACCTCCAGCGCTTCATGATGTCCGGCTATACGCTCGATCCGGTCGAGCTGCTGGCAGGCATCGACCTGCCCATCCTGATAATCCAGCCTGCCGAGGACATTCAGGTCCCGGTTGCGGAGGGCGAGATGCTGGCCGCGGCGGTGCCGGAGGCAACCTACCTGCTGCTCGACGGGGTCAATCATACGTTGAAGCCGGTGCCCGCAGGCGACCGTGCGGCGAATCTTGCCAGCTATAGCGATCCCGATCTCGCCATCGATCCGCGTGTCGTGGCGGCGATTGCCGACTTCGTGAAGGCCGAGCGCTAG
- a CDS encoding GNAT family N-acetyltransferase translates to MDTPASDPVARLVPAIDMIEAARWDALAGGSDPCVSHAFLSLLERSGSVGDGSGWSPLHVAVERDGETLAVAPAYLKSHSQGEYVFDHGWADAYQRAGGDYYPKLQVAAPFTPCPGPRLLGEEKATLIAALETIARQNGLSGAHATFIDEADRAAFEARGWLIREGLQFHWFNRDYASFDEFLGTLASRKRKSIRKERARSVEGLEIETLRGAEIGAEAVQAMWMFYQDTGARKWGRPYLTYDFFAGMVEAMGDDLLLFLAREDGLPVAGALNLVGEDTLYGRYWGTIIDKPGLHFELSYYRAMDWAIQNGLKVVQAGAQGEHKLLRGYEPVRTYSAHYLPDPGFRAAVAQFLEGEKQAVAQELEWARDALPYRSSDASNTAT, encoded by the coding sequence ATGGACACCCCCGCATCTGATCCCGTCGCCCGGCTCGTGCCGGCGATCGACATGATCGAGGCAGCGCGCTGGGACGCGCTGGCGGGCGGCAGCGACCCCTGCGTCAGCCACGCTTTCCTGTCGCTGCTCGAACGCTCGGGCAGTGTGGGTGATGGCAGCGGCTGGTCACCGCTCCATGTCGCGGTCGAGCGCGATGGCGAGACACTCGCAGTCGCGCCGGCCTATCTCAAGAGCCACAGCCAGGGCGAATATGTGTTCGATCATGGCTGGGCCGATGCCTACCAGCGCGCCGGTGGCGACTATTATCCAAAGCTGCAGGTCGCCGCGCCTTTCACCCCCTGTCCGGGACCAAGATTGCTGGGGGAGGAAAAGGCGACGCTGATCGCGGCGCTGGAAACGATCGCGCGGCAGAATGGCCTGTCGGGCGCCCATGCCACTTTCATCGACGAGGCAGATCGCGCCGCTTTCGAAGCGCGCGGCTGGCTGATCCGCGAGGGGCTGCAATTTCACTGGTTCAATCGCGATTATGCGAGCTTCGACGAGTTCCTTGGCACCTTGGCCAGTCGCAAGCGCAAGTCGATCCGTAAGGAGCGGGCGCGTTCGGTCGAGGGGTTGGAGATCGAAACGCTCCGCGGTGCCGAGATCGGCGCCGAAGCGGTGCAGGCCATGTGGATGTTCTACCAGGACACCGGCGCGCGAAAGTGGGGCCGCCCCTATCTCACCTACGACTTTTTCGCCGGGATGGTGGAGGCGATGGGCGACGACTTGCTTCTCTTCCTTGCGCGCGAGGACGGGCTGCCGGTCGCAGGTGCGCTCAACCTAGTCGGCGAGGATACGCTTTATGGGCGTTATTGGGGCACGATCATCGACAAGCCCGGCCTGCATTTCGAGCTGTCCTACTATCGCGCCATGGACTGGGCGATCCAGAACGGATTGAAGGTCGTGCAGGCCGGCGCACAGGGCGAGCACAAGTTGCTGCGCGGCTACGAGCCGGTGCGCACCTATTCGGCGCATTACCTCCCCGATCCGGGCTTTAGGGCTGCAGTGGCGCAATTCCTCGAGGGCGAGAAGCAGGCGGTGGCGCAGGAACTGGAATGGGCGCGAGACGCGCTGCCCTACCGCTCGTCGGACGCGTCGAACACCGCGACCTGA
- a CDS encoding toxin-antitoxin system HicB family antitoxin, whose amino-acid sequence MAKRKAFPLRIDPALFAAIERLAAAELRSANAEVEILLREALKARGIKLDPPKPVRRGRPPKE is encoded by the coding sequence ATGGCCAAGCGCAAAGCCTTCCCCCTCCGCATCGATCCTGCCTTGTTCGCAGCGATCGAGCGGCTCGCCGCGGCCGAACTGCGCTCGGCCAATGCGGAGGTGGAGATCCTGCTGCGCGAAGCGCTGAAAGCGCGCGGTATCAAGCTCGACCCGCCCAAGCCCGTGCGGCGCGGGCGTCCCCCGAAGGAGTAG
- a CDS encoding S1/P1 nuclease, whose protein sequence is MIRWLAALAVALTTLIASPASAYWEYGHGVVARIAYEEVRPETRAKIDALMARYDAVDTPTCPFDTIEDVAYWADCVKPLGDRYAPAFPWHYQNVNICETFSLSEPCANGNCVAAQIERHARLLADIDLPMHERIEALAFLTHFVGDLHQPMHAGDMADRGGNDVPANYGLLKGRRLNLHAIFDGYLAERAFTTSPGGARGLVSTYDRATLEAYKGGDVVQWSREMWIVSKDYAYPLLLDTIPCDTEVTRKTLTEEDVQVLIPIMREAAVKGGMRLARLLDDALSEGKAPRFRRL, encoded by the coding sequence ATGATCCGCTGGCTGGCCGCACTGGCTGTTGCACTCACCACCCTCATTGCGTCGCCCGCATCCGCCTATTGGGAATATGGCCACGGTGTCGTCGCGCGCATCGCCTATGAAGAGGTCCGCCCCGAAACCCGGGCCAAGATTGATGCGCTGATGGCGCGCTACGATGCGGTCGACACGCCCACCTGCCCGTTCGATACGATCGAGGATGTCGCTTACTGGGCCGACTGCGTGAAGCCGCTCGGCGACCGTTATGCGCCGGCCTTTCCCTGGCACTATCAGAATGTGAACATCTGCGAGACATTCTCGCTTAGCGAGCCGTGTGCCAACGGCAATTGCGTCGCTGCGCAGATCGAACGCCACGCCCGCCTGCTCGCGGACATCGACTTGCCGATGCACGAGCGGATCGAGGCGCTCGCCTTCCTCACCCATTTCGTCGGCGATTTGCACCAGCCCATGCATGCCGGCGACATGGCCGATCGCGGCGGCAATGACGTGCCCGCCAATTACGGCCTGCTCAAAGGGCGCCGCCTCAATCTCCACGCTATCTTCGACGGCTATCTCGCCGAGCGTGCCTTCACGACGTCACCCGGCGGCGCGCGCGGACTGGTATCGACCTACGACCGCGCGACGCTTGAGGCGTACAAAGGCGGCGACGTCGTGCAATGGAGCCGCGAGATGTGGATCGTCTCGAAAGACTATGCCTACCCGCTGCTCCTCGACACCATTCCGTGCGACACCGAGGTGACGCGCAAGACGCTGACCGAGGAGGATGTGCAGGTGCTCATCCCGATCATGCGCGAGGCCGCGGTGAAGGGCGGCATGCGCCTTGCCCGCTTACTCGACGATGCGTTGAGCGAGGGCAAAGCCCCGCGCTTCCGCCGCCTCTAG
- the ispG gene encoding flavodoxin-dependent (E)-4-hydroxy-3-methylbut-2-enyl-diphosphate synthase, translated as MSEIRPWRTIERRQSKQIMVGNVPVGGDAPITVQTMTNTPTSDAKATIDQIRRCEEAGADIIRVSCPDTDSTAAMPEIVKAANIPIVADIHFHYKRALEAADAGAACLRINPGNIGSDERVKEVIRAAKANGCAIRIGVNAGSLEKHLLEKYGEPCPDALVESAMDHIKILQDHDFHEYKVAVKASDLMLAVAAYTDLAYQVDCPLHLGITEAGGLIGGTVKSALGIGSLLWAGIGDTIRVSLSAEPEEEVRVGFEILKSLGLRSRGVRVVSCPSCARQGFDVIRTVQTLEERLQHIKTPMSLSVLGCVVNGPGEARETDIGVTGGGNGSHMVYLSGVKDHHIENESMVDHIVKLVEEKAAKIEAGEAEAFVPAH; from the coding sequence ATGTCCGAGATCAGACCCTGGCGCACCATCGAGCGCCGCCAATCGAAGCAGATCATGGTCGGCAATGTGCCGGTCGGGGGCGATGCGCCCATCACCGTGCAGACGATGACCAATACGCCGACGTCAGATGCGAAGGCGACGATCGACCAGATTCGCCGCTGCGAGGAGGCGGGCGCCGACATCATCCGCGTGTCCTGTCCGGATACGGATTCGACCGCGGCGATGCCCGAAATCGTCAAGGCGGCGAACATCCCGATCGTTGCGGACATCCACTTTCACTACAAGCGCGCGCTCGAAGCCGCCGATGCCGGCGCCGCGTGCCTGCGCATCAATCCCGGCAATATCGGGTCTGACGAGCGGGTGAAGGAAGTCATTCGCGCCGCGAAGGCCAATGGCTGTGCGATCCGCATCGGCGTCAATGCCGGCAGCCTCGAAAAGCACCTTCTCGAGAAATATGGGGAGCCCTGTCCCGACGCGCTGGTCGAAAGCGCAATGGATCATATCAAGATCCTGCAGGACCATGATTTTCACGAGTACAAGGTCGCGGTGAAGGCCTCCGACCTGATGCTTGCGGTCGCGGCCTATACCGACCTTGCATACCAGGTCGATTGCCCGCTCCATCTCGGTATTACCGAGGCGGGCGGCCTGATTGGCGGGACGGTGAAATCGGCGCTGGGCATCGGTTCGCTGCTCTGGGCCGGTATCGGCGACACGATCCGCGTCAGCCTGTCGGCCGAGCCCGAAGAGGAAGTACGGGTAGGGTTCGAGATCCTGAAGTCGCTCGGCCTGCGATCGCGCGGTGTCCGCGTCGTCTCCTGTCCAAGCTGCGCGCGGCAGGGTTTCGATGTCATTCGCACCGTCCAGACGCTCGAGGAACGCCTCCAGCATATCAAGACGCCGATGAGCCTGTCGGTTCTCGGCTGCGTCGTGAACGGCCCCGGCGAAGCGCGCGAGACCGATATCGGCGTGACCGGCGGCGGCAATGGCAGCCACATGGTCTATCTCTCGGGGGTGAAGGATCACCATATCGAGAATGAGAGCATGGTCGATCACATCGTGAAGCTGGTCGAGGAAAAAGCCGCCAAGATCGAAGCGGGCGAGGCCGAGGCCTTCGTCCCTGCGCATTGA
- a CDS encoding isoaspartyl peptidase/L-asparaginase family protein has product MTRLFLALAALFALPAPSIAQDGDWSIVIHGGAGTILRENMTPEKEAEISAALNAALDAGEEVLAAGGSSLDAVTAAIMILEDDPNFNAGKGAVFTWEGTNSLDASIMRGDTLEAGAVAGLSTTKNPILAARAVMEDSPHVLLSGAGADEFASERGIAQVDPIYFFTEGRFQALQRFKARAEGQTSEADLPVDYKFGTVGAVAMDQDGVIAAATSTGGMTGKRWGRIGDSPIIGAGTYANEDCGVSATGTGEKFIRLAVAYRICDRYRRVPTTLLRMSSDSGQDGQIAAEWAAWKKLEINKIANDAIDDVGDLGGSGGVIALWRDGTPVYAFDTPGMYRGHARSSGERYIGIYGDDEE; this is encoded by the coding sequence ATGACCCGTCTCTTCCTCGCGCTTGCCGCGCTCTTCGCCTTGCCTGCACCATCGATCGCGCAGGACGGCGACTGGTCGATCGTCATCCATGGCGGAGCGGGCACGATCCTGCGCGAGAATATGACGCCAGAGAAGGAAGCGGAGATCAGCGCCGCATTGAACGCCGCGCTCGATGCAGGCGAGGAAGTGTTGGCGGCGGGCGGCTCCTCGCTCGATGCGGTGACGGCCGCGATCATGATCCTCGAGGATGATCCCAACTTCAATGCGGGCAAAGGTGCGGTCTTCACGTGGGAAGGCACCAACAGCCTCGACGCCTCGATCATGCGCGGAGACACGTTGGAGGCGGGCGCTGTGGCGGGCCTGTCGACCACCAAGAACCCCATCCTCGCCGCGCGCGCGGTCATGGAAGACAGCCCCCACGTCCTGCTGTCGGGCGCTGGCGCCGACGAATTTGCCAGCGAGCGCGGCATCGCGCAGGTCGACCCCATCTATTTCTTCACCGAAGGCCGGTTTCAGGCACTGCAACGCTTCAAGGCGCGTGCCGAGGGACAGACCAGCGAGGCAGACCTGCCGGTCGACTACAAATTCGGCACGGTCGGCGCGGTGGCGATGGACCAGGATGGCGTGATTGCCGCCGCAACCTCGACCGGCGGCATGACCGGCAAGCGCTGGGGCCGGATCGGCGACAGCCCGATCATCGGCGCGGGCACCTATGCAAACGAAGATTGCGGGGTCTCGGCGACTGGGACGGGCGAGAAGTTCATCCGCCTCGCGGTCGCCTATCGGATCTGCGACAGATATCGCAGAGTTCCGACGACACTTCTGCGGATGTCGTCGGATAGTGGACAGGACGGTCAGATTGCCGCTGAATGGGCCGCTTGGAAAAAGCTGGAAATTAACAAGATCGCCAATGACGCCATCGACGATGTCGGCGATTTGGGTGGCTCGGGCGGCGTCATTGCCCTGTGGCGCGACGGCACGCCCGTCTACGCCTTCGACACGCCCGGCATGTATCGCGGCCATGCCCGCTCCTCGGGCGAGCGCTATATCGGCATTTACGGAGACGACGAAGAATGA
- a CDS encoding SDR family oxidoreductase, producing the protein MPNILITGGNRGIGREFVEQYAADGWNVITTARSQGDIADLGQINNVRAHRLDVSDPAEIDRFVGEIGDEPIDVFLNNAGIYGPREPERNGWLELMDINVIAPTLLAQKLKSNVAASEQKKMAVLTSKMGSIADNGSGGSIPYRSSKAAVNAAWKSLANDYRPDGIGVVMLHPGWVQTDMGGPNALIDTETSVSGMRKVIDETSVDNSGRFMAYDGQEIPW; encoded by the coding sequence ATGCCCAACATCCTCATCACTGGCGGCAATCGCGGCATCGGGCGCGAATTTGTCGAACAATATGCAGCAGACGGATGGAACGTCATCACCACTGCGCGCAGCCAAGGCGACATTGCCGACCTTGGCCAAATCAACAATGTCCGCGCGCATCGGCTCGATGTCAGCGACCCGGCAGAGATCGACCGCTTCGTCGGCGAGATTGGCGACGAGCCGATCGATGTCTTCTTGAACAATGCCGGCATCTACGGGCCGCGCGAGCCCGAGCGCAACGGCTGGCTCGAACTCATGGACATCAACGTCATCGCGCCGACCCTGCTGGCGCAGAAACTCAAGTCCAACGTCGCCGCGTCGGAACAGAAAAAGATGGCGGTGCTGACCAGCAAGATGGGCTCGATCGCCGACAATGGCTCGGGCGGGTCGATCCCCTATCGCAGCTCGAAAGCTGCCGTGAATGCGGCGTGGAAGAGCCTTGCCAACGATTACCGCCCCGACGGGATTGGCGTCGTCATGCTCCATCCTGGCTGGGTGCAGACCGACATGGGCGGCCCCAACGCGCTGATCGATACCGAGACCAGCGTGAGCGGCATGCGTAAGGTGATCGACGAGACGAGTGTGGACAATTCGGGTCGTTTCATGGCCTATGACGGCCAAGAAATCCCCTGGTAG
- a CDS encoding retropepsin-like aspartic protease family protein produces the protein MRNLVIIMIGFAVMGTMFAARHDMENVDGAVSFEEHDASLETEGKDAWAVARAEAKQKKSGGSWSNGDTFGHRSGDSASRPSARNASMSSGPVKFDRGAGGHFYANANIRGSTIRFLVDTGATGVALTEADARKIGLHFSPSEYRVVGRQVSGLVRGKNVTLDSITVGSKTVRNVDAVIIQGGTMSLLGQSFLTRAGKLEMDGDTMILH, from the coding sequence ATGCGTAACCTCGTCATCATCATGATCGGCTTTGCCGTGATGGGCACCATGTTCGCCGCGCGGCATGATATGGAAAATGTCGACGGTGCGGTATCGTTCGAGGAGCATGACGCCTCGCTCGAGACCGAGGGCAAGGATGCCTGGGCGGTCGCGCGGGCCGAAGCCAAGCAGAAGAAGAGCGGTGGCAGCTGGAGCAATGGCGACACGTTCGGTCATCGCAGCGGTGACAGTGCGAGCCGGCCCAGCGCGCGCAATGCCTCCATGTCCTCCGGCCCGGTCAAGTTCGACCGCGGCGCCGGTGGCCACTTCTACGCCAATGCCAATATTCGCGGCTCGACCATCCGCTTCCTCGTCGATACCGGCGCAACCGGCGTTGCGCTCACCGAAGCCGATGCGCGCAAGATCGGGCTGCATTTCTCGCCCAGCGAGTATCGCGTCGTCGGACGCCAGGTCTCAGGTCTCGTTCGTGGCAAGAACGTTACCCTGGATTCCATCACGGTCGGGTCGAAGACCGTACGCAATGTCGATGCCGTCATCATCCAAGGCGGGACGATGAGCCTGCTCGGCCAGTCCTTCCTGACCCGCGCGGGCAAGCTGGAGATGGATGGCGATACGATGATCCTGCACTAG
- a CDS encoding NAD(P)-binding protein: MKVDYLVVGAGAVGLAFVDTLIAEDPDATVLIVDRHAAPGGHWNDAYPFVRLHQPSAFYGVESMELGQDRIDESGPNAGFYELASAPEILAYFERCMAKLVGSGRVQYAPLSEYRGDGKYVGLFSGEEQQVEVTRKVVDTTYFKTSVPATHTPKFEIAEGTLFMPPGELPCMIRGDCAIPSHFVILGGGKTAMDTGVWLLTQGVAPERITWVCPRDSWLINRRFTQPGLDFFEGTIDFQAALMRAAIEADDVDHFFLELEKGGQMLRIDRDVLPTKYFFATLSEGEVETLRQIGNVVRAGHVTHIAPGRFETVEGSFDVPEDSLFIDCTASAVADKETVPVFQEGLVTVQALFAPLVVFGAALTAWLEVHRDDDATRNALAQPIAVRQGPAAYLTATLGNVMNRMRWMREPDLAAWLAKSRLDPMSRTIAEVQRTRPELLNTLNDYRDLAKRGMPELMQLIQKSRES, translated from the coding sequence GTGAAGGTCGATTATCTCGTCGTCGGCGCGGGTGCGGTTGGACTGGCCTTCGTCGACACGCTGATCGCCGAAGACCCCGACGCGACTGTCCTGATCGTCGATCGCCATGCCGCGCCTGGCGGCCACTGGAACGACGCTTACCCCTTCGTTCGCCTGCACCAGCCGAGCGCCTTTTACGGTGTCGAGAGCATGGAGCTGGGGCAAGACAGGATCGATGAAAGCGGGCCCAATGCGGGCTTCTACGAGCTGGCCTCTGCGCCCGAAATCCTCGCCTATTTCGAGCGCTGCATGGCAAAGCTCGTCGGGTCGGGTCGGGTACAATACGCGCCGCTGAGCGAGTATCGCGGCGATGGCAAATATGTCGGTCTCTTCTCGGGGGAGGAGCAGCAGGTCGAGGTCACACGCAAGGTAGTCGACACGACCTATTTCAAGACGTCGGTGCCGGCCACGCACACACCCAAATTCGAGATTGCTGAAGGTACGCTCTTCATGCCGCCGGGCGAACTGCCCTGCATGATCAGGGGCGATTGCGCGATCCCGTCGCATTTCGTCATCCTCGGCGGCGGAAAGACGGCAATGGATACCGGCGTCTGGCTGCTGACGCAGGGCGTCGCGCCGGAGCGCATCACGTGGGTCTGTCCGCGCGACAGCTGGCTCATCAACCGCCGCTTCACCCAGCCTGGTCTCGATTTCTTCGAAGGCACGATCGACTTCCAGGCCGCGCTGATGCGCGCCGCCATTGAGGCCGACGATGTCGACCACTTTTTCCTCGAACTCGAAAAGGGCGGGCAGATGCTGCGGATCGACCGCGACGTCCTGCCGACCAAATATTTCTTCGCGACCTTGTCCGAGGGTGAGGTCGAGACGCTGCGCCAGATCGGGAATGTCGTGCGGGCGGGTCATGTGACGCATATCGCACCGGGACGGTTCGAAACGGTCGAGGGCTCGTTCGACGTCCCCGAAGACAGCCTCTTCATCGATTGCACGGCGAGCGCGGTGGCGGACAAGGAGACGGTGCCGGTCTTCCAGGAGGGGCTTGTCACGGTGCAGGCCCTGTTCGCGCCCCTGGTCGTCTTCGGGGCAGCGCTGACCGCCTGGCTGGAAGTACATCGGGACGATGATGCGACCCGCAATGCGCTCGCCCAGCCGATTGCGGTCCGGCAGGGGCCGGCGGCCTATCTCACCGCGACGCTGGGCAATGTCATGAACCGGATGCGCTGGATGCGCGAACCGGATCTGGCGGCATGGTTGGCCAAGTCGCGCCTCGACCCGATGTCGCGCACGATCGCCGAGGTCCAGCGCACGCGCCCCGAGTTGCTGAACACGCTCAACGATTATCGCGACTTGGCGAAACGGGGCATGCCGGAGCTGATGCAGCTCATCCAGAAAAGCCGGGAAAGCTGA
- a CDS encoding SPFH domain-containing protein: MNAIQEGLLRASDERAATTNSGYPVLLVLVAIIAAEAWTVWQLAEGFKHWTMIVSMIFWPLAFVFVAVGFYMLQPNQAAVITLFGTYKGTDRTDGLRWVWPWLGKHKVSVRANNFISDKIKVNDSRGNPIEMAAQIVWRVVDTAQAVFDVDDYKEFVRVQVEVAIRTVASRHPYDDFDNDDITLRGHLEEVGVELLKEVRERLKVAGITVDECGFTHLAYAQEIASAMLRRQQAQAVVAARQTLVEGAVGMVEQALADLSKRDVVELDDERRAAMVSNLMVVLCGERDTQPVVNAGSLY, from the coding sequence ATGAACGCCATCCAAGAAGGCCTGCTCCGCGCCAGCGACGAGCGCGCCGCAACCACCAATTCGGGCTACCCCGTCCTCTTGGTCCTCGTCGCGATCATCGCGGCCGAGGCCTGGACGGTCTGGCAGCTGGCCGAAGGGTTCAAGCATTGGACCATGATCGTCAGCATGATTTTCTGGCCGCTCGCCTTTGTCTTCGTTGCGGTCGGCTTCTACATGCTGCAGCCCAACCAGGCGGCGGTCATCACCTTGTTCGGTACCTATAAGGGCACCGACCGGACCGATGGCCTGCGCTGGGTCTGGCCGTGGCTCGGCAAGCACAAGGTGTCGGTGCGCGCCAACAACTTCATCTCCGACAAGATTAAGGTGAACGATTCGCGCGGTAACCCGATCGAGATGGCGGCACAGATCGTGTGGCGCGTGGTCGATACCGCGCAGGCCGTGTTCGACGTCGACGATTACAAGGAATTCGTCCGCGTCCAGGTCGAGGTCGCCATTCGTACCGTCGCTTCGCGGCACCCGTATGATGACTTTGACAATGACGACATCACCCTTCGCGGGCATCTGGAGGAAGTGGGCGTCGAATTGCTCAAGGAAGTGCGCGAGCGCCTGAAGGTCGCCGGTATCACCGTCGACGAGTGCGGCTTTACCCACCTTGCCTATGCGCAGGAAATCGCCTCGGCGATGCTCCGCCGCCAGCAGGCACAGGCCGTCGTCGCTGCCCGCCAGACCCTCGTCGAGGGCGCGGTCGGGATGGTCGAACAGGCTCTCGCCGACCTAAGCAAGCGTGACGTGGTCGAACTCGACGACGAGCGCCGCGCGGCGATGGTATCCAACCTGATGGTCGTCCTGTGCGGCGAGCGCGACACCCAGCCCGTCGTCAACGCTGGCAGCCTCTACTAG